The DNA window GCCGCAGTCATGGGGCTTCCGCGAGCAAATGCCCTTGCAGTCGTTCTTGCAGCGATGTTCCTCGCAGTTGGGCAGAAAGAAAGGGGGCTTCTCGAAACGATCCTTGTTGCGGGAGCCCGCACTGACCGTATCGGCGTTGGAGTCCATGCGGAGCGAGGAATCCTTCGACAAGGGGTGTGCCACATGCTTGGTGACCTTCAAAAGGGTACTGTCTAGGGAGTTCACCTTCGAAAAGGGAGTGGATACCGCACTAAGTTTCGCTTTGCTGCTCCTTGCGGTTCCCAAGACGCTTTGCCCTTTCACATTTGCGGCACTCTTCGATACGGAATTTACAGTGGGTTCCACACTCTTACTTCTTTTACCGCGTTTCTTGGGTTTTTTAGCCGTTTTCCCTGGGTTTTTGGCCTTTCCGTTCTTTTGGTTCTGCTCCTGATCCTTGACCTCATCGTCCCTGCATCGATTACTAGTAATGAAGATCTCTAGGGCCTGGGCAATGAGCGAGGCCAGCCTATCCTTGGTCTCGAAAtctttgcagttgcagttgcaggcCGCACTATTGGCTTGGCCGTTGCCGGGAGACTGACTCTCTGTGTACGTCTGATTCTTTTGCTGATTACTGTCCCGGGAGTCTTGTTTTGGGTTCCGATCATTCTTAGAGGGACAGTCGTAACTGCTGCACGAGATGGAGCGATACCCGTCTTCTTCAAATCCtatgaaatatatttcagttaaaGCAGAATCCAAAGCAGCATGTACATACCATCCCTGGGGTAGTAGGGATCCATTGGCCAAGGACCCATGTCGTAACCGTAGTCGTATCTGTCCTCCCTTTCGGGCTCGTACCCGTACCCCTTGCGATTGAGGTCCAGGTATTCGTAATCTATATAGCCGGTCAGTGGATTGTTTTGATAGCTATTCGGTTGGTTGGGATAGACGTTCGGATAGCTGTTGTTTTGCAGGGGCATATGCGTTTGACCTCCTCCACGATTAATGGCAGCTGTCAACTGGTCGATAAGGGCATGATTGTCGCAATCTTGGAGCACAATGATATTGAAGGGCTGATCACCCTGCTGCTGGGAGCCAAAAGGGGATCCGTTCAACTGTTGCCATTGTCCATGTGACTGAGGCGGGGGCTGATCCTGTCGATAAGGACACGGCCGTCCTGCTGGCTGACATTGTCCTTGGCACTGAACATAGTAGTTATCCACGGCCGCCTGGATCTTCTCATTGCAAGTGCAACACATACTCTGACCTGGCTGACGAATCTCTTCGTGTCCGCAAAGCTGGCAAACGGGACAGTTGCCGCCCATCCGGCGATACGAGGCTGGGTCAAGTGAAGACTTCGACGATTCTGTCATCTTGGTCTGAGACGTCACCACATCCGGAAAGCTTTCCTGTGACTCCAATCGCGACTTATCCTGTTCCGAGACATCGCACTCACCGGCGCATTGGGTTACCCTCTTACGGCACTTGCAACCGTTGCACGGTTGTACTGTGTAATCCTGGCATCGATCACAGTTCTTCAGGACGTACATATTCTCTGGGGCCTTCTGGCTACCAGGACACGAGCTTTGGGGGACAGGCCGAGCCTTGAGACAGACATCGGTATGACTATCCTGCGAAAGATCGGTTTGACTCCCGTGACCCGCACCATTCCTTTTCTTCCCTGAACTCCGGCAGTGgctcataatttttttgttgaaaaaatgtttcatcTCAAAAAGGCTCTCGACTCAGACTTGAGACTCGTGGCCTATGCGTTTGCTTCTACTGGCTTGGCGGCTTTATCCTTTGAGGCCGTCCGCTTCTTACCGCGTCCAAAAATCTGGCGCCAGCTCCAGGTTCCCAAATTGTCGTTTCCCTTCACGAAGGGGTCCCCAAACACCCAAGCTTGTAGTTGACTTAATCTGGTATACTTCATGGGCAGGCCCATTCCCGAAGCTTTTCGCGCCTTAGGCATGTCCTGGACCTTCTCCCCTCTTTGGTGAATTGGACTCAAGCGATTCTGAGACGAGTCCCTCGAATAACGCACTTTGAGGAAGCTTCCTCTGTAAAAGGGATTCAATTCGGTTCCTAAGTAGGAAGCTCCCCGGCGACTGGGTTCCGATGCCTCCGCTTCCATTGAGGCGGGAGCTGAATAAGCTGCTGGTATGTCTGGGGGAACAGGCCTAGACCTATTCGATGGTGCTGGTTCAGCTCGATGGGAAGGGGCTGGTTCCGATTGAGCTCTGAGGGAATGCGACTGTTCCTTAGGATGGGAAGAATCCCTATAGGTCTCATGATGTCGTGAGGAACTATGTATCTCTACAATTGGCGATACAGCCCTAGTGCTTTGCTGCGAAGGAGTTACTTCTCTCTCGGTGTCCCTCCTTTCAGACTTTTGGACCAAGTTTGCGGAGGGAGAACGCGTTTTAAACTGCGGGGTGGCAGCTGGTCTTTCACGCTGCTGACCGGAGGTGGATGGACTTGCCCGATCTTGGTCAGAATAGGAAGGGCCCACTCTACTCTGGATCCTTTTGTGCCCCGTTGTCTGCGAATGACTGGGCACATTTTGAGCTGGGGTAGAAGACTGTCTGATACCTAAAAGAACGAACTTCACGTTAGATACGGTACATCAGCGCCGTGGATAAACTAACCTTGTCTGAGGCTTGACGTCCGTAATGGCGCCACCGGGTTGCCTCCCATCATCACCGCCTTAGCCCTTCTCTTTAGGCTCGTAGCAACAGTGCCAGTCATGTAGTGAGAGTTCCGGCCTCCCTGGCAACGCTTCTTGCAGCAAATGGTCAGCTCGTACCTAGTCTTGGGCACTTTCCTGGGTCGACATAGCCCCAGAGTCTTGTAGATAATGCGGTTGCTCTTTTGGAGGAAAAGGGAGTATAACAAGAGGTCAAAACAAACGTTATCTGATACCCCGTGTAAGTAGCAATTTTAAGATCAGTCTAACGAAATGTATGTTTATGAAATGTTTTTAGATAATAGAGGTATAAGCATCTTACACTCGCAACGTCCGGTATGGAAATATTCGGCATCATGGGCAGTAGTCCGCACATGGGGCAGCATTTCTGTGCCACCGAAGAGACATATCTCTTTGCTGACGCACTTCTCTGTTTTTGGGGCTGCACCTTGTGGCATTTCGGGCAAAGTTCTCGGCATGATGCGCATTTTCCGTTCTCTGGGCAATTGAAACGATAGCTCTGTACTGGTTTTTCCACCAGGGTTTCATTGGAGCAGACCGGTGGTCCCTTCCGGGAACCACTTCGACCTTCAGGGTTGGGTTTTCTGCAACTCGCAGATCGTGCTCTCCGCTGGACTGGATAGTCTTCACTGTAGCTTTCGTGTGGCAGATTATTGTTGCACTCGCAACTGGAGCGCGACTGCACCAAGGGATTCCTAAGGACCTCAGTCCGGGAACGACTGCCCTCCACGTAATCGGTAGGTTCACCGCTTTCTTCATCGGAATAGCGATTGCAGGCACTACATTTCCTTTGATTGCTTTTTCTTGAGGAACTCGTTGATCTAGTTCTGGGTGCAGGTTTTCTACAAGTGGGTGGTGGCGTGGCGGCTAGACACCTTCTCTTGGGGGTGGGAGGCGGAGGTGATCCCGGAACGTGGGACCGAGCGTGACAACGAACAGAGCAAGCATGAGCCGCCTGAGTCGGTTTCCTCTGGTTATAGCTCTTATCTGGTGGGCTTCTTCTCCGGACTTGCTGCCTTCTTGGCGATGATCCAGCCGCATAGCTGCATTCGGAGGACTTTCTCTGCAACCGATTGCTCCTCTGGACAGGCTGTTTCTCCGCCAAAGATTCAGACTCACAGCTACATTCAGAATCCTTTTTCTGTAAGCGACGTGTTCTCTGGCACTGACGTCTCTCGGGCGAAGATCTGCGCTCACAACTACATTCTGGATCCTTTCTTTGCAACCGATTGGGGTTTTCCGCGGGAGAGTCACTATATTGTGGTCTGTTCAAGACAGGATTTTTCTTGGGACTTTGCTGGAACTCCCTGTATTCCATATAGTGAGAGGAGGGCGTTCTGTAAGCTCTTCTGCCAGAGGGCGGCTCGCTGCTACAGTCATTTCCACCTCGATCCTTGGGCTGAGATTGGGTTCTACCCGGTGGCACATAACATTGATTGCCTGGCGATGCATAGCTTTGAGGCTGGATATGGTCATGATATCCGGTCTGATACTGAGCGGGTTCACAACGCTCATAATTCAGGTTACAATACGGTTCGGGGGCCTGTTGGCAATTGTTCTGCCCCTGATAGGGTCCCCGATATGGACAGCTGGGAGCGCTCTCTCCCTGATCTGGAATCTCACCACTCCGCACGACTAACGGATTGCGCAGTATATTGTAATCGCAGTCCCCGCCTGAAGCCCTCCTTCTCCTTTCCGGTATGAGGGTCAAGCCAACAAAATGAGACCCGAAACCAGTGAAAGACACACTTTCCTTTAGTTTAGTTCCTCGACTTTGCTCCTTGGTAACATCGTTATTATCGGTGCTTGTGCTCGTTCCACTGGTATCATTTTCGATGGTCAGGTATTTCCGGGAAAACTGGAAATCTGGAGCTGCCATCGAAGGCAAACGGCTGTGCTATTTTCGGTTTGATTTTGGGTTCGATCAGCTGGACAcattcaattttttatatgaaaaaCTGTTTGCTTAGAAATTAGGTACACCCCGACATATTTGGTGTAGAGATGACGTTTAAATCGAAGTGAACCATTTAAGCCAAATGTCTTTTATTGGAAGCTGGAAAAAATTCTCAGACCAATGACGAAATATTGGGACCAGCTTTGTTCCCCAATGAAATATATATCCTTGGGGAACAAAGCTGGGCCTTGGTGTTCGCCAATGGTCAGTAAACAAAAAAGTTGTTTATGTCCTATATCTTAGAGCTAGTTTGGTTGATTCCCGATAAAGTCAGCATGCGGCTATAGGCCTTGTTCAAAGCTCTGGCGGTCATCGGAAGGTCCTGCCACAATTGCCAGCTACGCTTCTCGTCGAGTGCTGATCTTATGGATCTCTGGCTTCGCAACCTTACCGCCTGTTTCGTCGAGGAGCGGGAGCGAGCACGAGATGGGTAGCGGGTGCGGTTCGGACGACATTGTGGCTTAGAATAATCGGGCTTGGGCCAGTGAAGGGGTCTTCTCATCGGGAGCTGAGTCTGCGTTGTGGTGTACGGAATGGAAAGATCACGCAGCCGGGGATTTAACCTTTTCCTCGAAAGTCTGCGGCGTCCTTGTCTAAGGAAAATACGCATAAAACGTCACTAAggcaaatattggaaaattcTTGTGGTGACAATAAACCatctcgaaatttgaaaaaaaggtGTCTGAAAGTAGGCTCCAAAAAATGTATGTCCACGTTTAGAATATATCGTAATTTACTTTCAGATACCTTAATTTTCAAACTTGTCAATGATATTGAAAAACCGAAAACTTTTAACTAACTTGGGATGCTCTGTCTGGTATACATTGTCACAGCGCTTGACGTACTCAAGAATCCCGTCATTGCTCGCCAATTTTGGATCACTGCTTGAGTGCTCAACTTTCGGTTTGACGGAACTCcagtcctcgtcctcctcgtcggAGGTAACCATCAAGTACACGGAAAACTGCTTCTGAAGCCCGTCAGCACCGGATCCTGCCCTCAAACGACTCTTCTGCTCCTTATCTCCCTTCTCACTTTCCTTGGCCTCACACAGGTGGGCTACCAGTTGCATAAGCGAGTTCCACATGGGATTGCCATCCAGTCCTTTCACTTTTTCATTTCTCAACAGCTCATTGATGTTTAGTTTTCTCGATCCCTTACTAGTTGCTGAAGTGGCTGATATAGCTTTTTGTGGTCCATGTTTAAGAAGACCACTGAGAGGGTCCAACTTGGTGTTTGTGGCCTTGTCAGTCAAAGTTGTGCGACTTTGAAATTGAGTTGACTGATTTTGCTCTGTGGTTAGAGTTATCGTGCTATCGTTTCCCAACTCCTGTCTTCCGGCTTGACGATCAAGAAAGCCCCTCGAAGATGCCTTACCCTCCCTCTTTGGGGCCTCAGACTTTTCAAGTTTGTTACTCTCCTGTGTGAACTTTTCACAGGATAAGCTCTTCGCCTTTGA is part of the Drosophila biarmipes strain raj3 chromosome 2R, RU_DBia_V1.1, whole genome shotgun sequence genome and encodes:
- the LOC108029720 gene encoding LOW QUALITY PROTEIN: uncharacterized protein LOC108029720 (The sequence of the model RefSeq protein was modified relative to this genomic sequence to represent the inferred CDS: substituted 1 base at 1 genomic stop codon): MVPRRVLPNSAKQASINAYQQLWHRQFVRAPLVASMPEYWHSVCNKMGGAMPRMAVIAPPEVSSRKLSRLRRQLIKAPGETVPMHSFIPNYGLQHHPQRQFQRGYQNAGNRSCPSQSPTKAALMKPGCILAACQNQAFRNLAAPKKVSPTAPQQQPHFIQGSFFDHPGAVSPMQWQHQQYLVQQQHTQFLLEQQQKAVPAGILKNSSKIGFGRHYGSDHQTFSPHKTKRVTIKGTADPRTRYQEPIVEQIKLKPDSPPKPKRTVKLNALKKERQQLQQLQLQHELLKQHQAMLNQKDQGKLQHKENLHQKQLLQVQNHLRKQHRKSLLQLDQSRSFNFGKFVNHFIEGCSRDSDTETSMYSAANSEIKSESSQNRTQDPKQFGSSKAKSLSCEKFTQESNKLEKSEAPKREGKASSRGFLDRQAGRQELGNDSTITLTTEQNQSTQFQSRTTLTDKATNTKLDPLSGLLKHGPQKAISATSATSKGSRKLNINELLRNEKVKGLDGNPMWNSLMQLVAHLCEAKESEKGDKEQKSRLRAGSGADGLQKQFSVYLMVTSDEEDEDWSSVKPKVEHSSSDPKLASNDGILEYVKRCDNVYQTEHPKQGRRRLSRKRLNPRLRDLSIPYTTTQTQLPMRRPLHWPKPDYSKPQCRPNRTRYPSRARSRSSTKQAVRLRSQRSIRSALDEKRSWQFRGTKLKESVSFTGFGSHFVGLTLIPERRRRASGGDCDYNILRNPLVVRSGEIPDQGESAPSCPYRGPYQGQNNCQQAPEPYCNLNYERCEPAQYQTGYHDHIQPQSYASPGNQCYVPPGRTQSQPKDRGGNDCSSEPPSGRRAYRTPSSHYMEYREFQQSPKKNPVLNRPQYSDSPAENPNRLQRKDPECSCERRSSPERRQCQRTRRLQKKDSECSCESESLAEKQPVQRSNRLQRKSSECSYAAGSSPRRQQVRRRSPPDKSYNQRKPTQAAHACSVRCHARSHVPGSPPPPTPKRRCLAATPPPTCRKPAPRTRSTSSSRKSNQRKCSACNRYSDEESGEPTDYVEGSRSRTEVLRNPLVQSRSSCECNNNLPHESYSEDYPVQRRARSASCRKPNPEGRSGSRKGPPVCSNETLVEKPVQSYRFNCPENGKCASCRELCPKCHKVQPQKQRSASAKRYVSSVAQKCCPMCGLLPMMPNISIPDVASSNRIIYKTLGLCRPRKVPKTRYELTICCKKRCQGGRNSHYMTGTVATSLKRRAKAVMMGGNPVAPLRTSSLRQGIRQSSTPAQNVPSHSQTTGHKRIQSRVGPSYSDQDRASPSTSGQQRERPAATPQFKTRSPSANLVQKSERRDTEREVTPSQQSTRAVSPIVEIHSSSRHHETYRDSSHPKEQSHSLRAQSEPAPSHRAEPAPSNRSRPVPPDIPAAYSAPASMEAEASEPSRRGASYLGTELNPFYRGSFLKVRYSRDSSQNRLSPIHQRGEKVQDMPKARKASGMGLPMKYTRLSQLQAWVFGDPFVKGNDNLGTWSWRQIFGRGKKRTASKDKAAKPVEANAXATRKKRNGAGHGSQTDLSQDSHTDVCLKARPVPQSSCPGSQKAPENMYVLKNCDRCQDYTVQPCNGCKCRKRVTQCAGECDVSEQDKSRLESQESFPDVVTSQTKMTESSKSSLDPASYRRMGGNCPVCQLCGHEEIRQPGQSMCCTCNEKIQAAVDNYYVQCQGQCQPAGRPCPYRQDQPPPQSHGQWQQLNGSPFGSQQQGDQPFNIIVLQDCDNHALIDQLTAAINRGGGQTHMPLQNNSYPNVYPNQPNSYQNNPLTGYIDYEYLDLNRKGYGYEPEREDRYDYGYDMGPWPMDPYYPRDGFEEDGYRSISCSSYDCPSKNDRNPKQDSRDSNQQKNQTYTESQSPGNGQANSAACNCNCKDFETKDRLASLIAQALEIFITSNRCRDDEVKDQEQNQKNGKAKNPGKTAKKPKKRGKRSKSVEPTVNSVSKSAANVKGQSVLGTARSSKAKLSAVSTPFSKVNSLDSTLLKVTKHVAHPLSKDSSLRMDSNADTVSAGSRNKDRFEKPPFFLPNCEEHRCKNDCKGICSRKPHDCGKGCKSVCQGPCSKSGGGDGRSRSRASKNKRPQQRHTRCQQCNQGEGRQWQEVGGTADCPDGANAGGANIPPGCSGCGGGQDRSKGVGKDRSTAGGKNTLLGLSPIAHYRPGMLKFPVNYLLAGTNFRRRLVRTAAGVTLHQKPYVDMVDAQDLPSFPCRKRGGCADYETPAKKWL